TTCAACCCGAACGGCTCGCCCGAAGGGATTACCGGCGTTACCACCCCGGACGGTCGCTTCACCATCATGATGCCGCATCCCGAGCGCGTCTTCCGCACCGTGCAGATGAGCTGGCATCCGGCAGGGCTTGGTGAGGATTCGCCGTGGCTGACGATGTTCCGCAATGCCCGGAAGTGGATGGGGTAGGGGCGGAAAGTCATGGTTTCCGTCACCCACGCCCTGCCGGAGTCTGGCATCGACGTCGCGACGTTCGAGCGCCTGACCGCCGGGCTATCGGAGGAGGGCGCGGCCAGGTTGCGCGATGCGGTGGCGTTTGCCGGCGAAGTCTATCGCGATGCGAAACTCGGCTCTGGCGAGACGGCACTCAGTCACGGACTGGGGGCCGCGCTGATCCTCGCCGGCCTGAATCTGGATCTTGACACACGCTTGGCGGCGCTGCTGTTCGCGATCCCCGATTTCGTCGAGCATGCGCATGAAAAGCTCGCCCGGCAATGGGGCGAGCCGCTCGCTTTGTTGGTCGATGGCTTGCATCGCTTGAAGAATCTGCGGCCGCTGAATCTCGCCAGCGGCCAGAACATCGCCGCCCAGGCGGAGATTCTGCGCAAGATGCTGCTGGCGCTATCGACCGACATCCGTGTCGTGATGGTGCGGCTGGCCTCGCGCACCCAGACGCTGCGCTTCCTCACCGACAATGAGACGCCGGAACGTTTCGAGATCGCGCGTGAAAGCCTGGAAATCTACGCGCCGCTCGCCAACCGGCTCGGCGTCTGGCAGATCAAGTGGGAGATCGAGGATCTGTCCTTCCGCTTCACCGAACCGGACACCTACAAGAAAATCGCCCGGCAACTGGACGAACGGCGGCAGGAGCGCGAAGCCTTCATCCGCAACGCGGTGGCGCGCCTCGAGGAGGAGCTCGTCAAAGCGGGCATCGCCCATGCCGAAGTCTATGGCCGGCCCAAGCACATCTACAGCATCTGGAACAAGATGCGCCAGAAACAGCTCGATTTCGACCAGGTGTATGACGTGCGCGCGCTGCGGATCGTCGTCGATGAGGTGCGCGACTGCTATACCGCGCTCGGTGTCGTGCATGCGCTGTGGCAGCCGATCCACGGCGAATTCGACGACTATATCTCGCACCCGAAAGGCAATTTCTACCGCTCCCTGCACACCGCGGTGATCGCCGCGGACGGGCGCGCGCTGGAGGTGCAGATCCGCACCCAGGAAATGCACCGTCATGCCGAGCTGGGCGTGGCCGCCCACTGGCGCTACAAGGAGGCCGGCAACACGCCGACCAAGGCCGACTCCAACTATGACGACAAGATTGCCTGGCTGCGCCAACTGCTTTCCTGGCGCGACGAGATCACCGATTCGGCGGTCTGGGTCGAGCAGTTCAAGCGCGCCGCGCTCGACGACACGATCTACGTGATGACCCCGCAGGGCAGGGTGATCGATCTGCCCAAGGGCGCAACCCCGCTCGATTTCGCCTACCGTGTGCATACCGAACTTGGCCATCGCTGTCGCGGCGCGAAGGTCGACGGTCATCTGGTACCGCTCAATACGCCGCTGGCTAGCGGCCAGCAGGTCGAAATCATCGCCGCGAAGAGTGGCGGGCCTTCGCGGGACTGGCTGGGTCCCGGCTATCTCGTCTCGCCGCGTGCGCGCCAGAAAGTCAAGGCGTGGTTCGCCGCCCAGCAGGAACAGGAGATGCTCGCCGCCGGCCGTGCCTTCGTGATGCGGGAATTGCAGCGCGACGGCGCCACGCAGGCCAATCTCGATGAACTGGCGCGCAAACTCGGCTTCAAGAATGCCGACGCATTGTTTCTCGCCGCGGCGCGCGACGAAGTCGGTCCGCGCGCGATCGAGGCAGCGGTGAAGGGCGCGCCGATCGCCGAAGCCGCCCCGGAGATCCTCACCCATCGGGCCAAGGCCCAAGCGAGCGGACAGATTCTCGTCGTCGGCGTCGACAAGCTGATGACCCAGCTTGGCCGCTGCTGCAAGCCGGTACCGCCGGATGCGATCGCCGGCTTCGTCACGCGCGGCCGCGGCATCTCCGTGCATCGCGTCGAATGCGCGAATTTCCGCAACATGGCGGCGAGGAATCCCGAGCGCGTCATCGAAGCCACGTGGGGTAACAAACAGGTAGGCAGCTATGCCTGCGACCTGTTCATCGAGGCAGCGGACCGTCAAGGCCTGCTGCGCGACATCTCGGAGGCGCTCGCGAAAGAGAAGGTCAATGTCACCGCGGTGAAGACACGCTCGAAGGGCGCTGTCGCGCACATGTCTTTCACCGTGGAACTCGGCAGCGCCGAGCAGCTGCAAAAGATAATGTCAGTGCTGGGCGAAATCGGCGGGGTGACCCGCGTGATCCGCGGCTGAGTTCTGGCCGTGGGGTAGGGTCATCAGGTCCCGCTGGTCAGTTCATCGGGCGTATTCAGATTGCGGAATGCTGCCGCGTCGGGAAAATCCACGGTGACGGCGCCCTGATCGCGGCACCAGGCCATCAACTTGCGCTCGCCGCAAGCCAATCGGGCTTCCACGGTGGGCAGCAGGTCACGACGGCAGAGCAGGAAGGTCGGCTGCGTTCCTGCGGAGGTGGCGGCGATCGCCAGGGATCCAGGGCCGATTCCCGCCATCAGGCGAGGAACGAGATCGACAGGCAGGGTAGGGCAATCACAGGGAACGACCGCCAGCCACGGCGTCGTGCAGGCCGACAATCCGGCCGCGATGCCCGCCAGCGGGCCGCAACGCTCGACTGCCGCGTCGCAGACCACCGGGTAGCCGAAGGCCCGATAAGCATCGAGATTGCGGTTGGCGCTGATCAGGAGTCGACCGACCTGCGGGGCAAAACGTTCTATGACATGGGCGATCAACGGCTTGCCGCGGTAGTCGAGCAAACCTTTGTCGGCTCCACCCATGCGACGGCCTTCGCCGCCGGCGAGGATCAGTCCGGTGACCGCGCTATCCACCAATGTAGGACATCTCGATTTTTTTCAGATTCGGTGTCGCCGCCATGCGCAATTGTGAATAGCGGTCGGTGCGCTGTTGCCAGATGCTCTCGATCGCCGCATCGAGTGCCGCGTCGTCGGCGCCGCTGCGCAGCAGGACGCGTAGATCGTGGCCGCTGGAGGCGAACAGGCAGGTGTAGAGCTGGCCTTCGGTGGAAAGACGGATGCGCGTGCAGCTGTCGCAAAAGGCCCTGGTCACCGAAGAAATCACACCGATTTCGCCGGCGCCATCCAGATAACGCCAGCGTTGTGCCACTTCGCCGGGATAGTTCGGATCGATCGGCTCGATCGGGAAATGCTCGCCGATGCGGCGCAGCACTTCGGCAGAGGGCACGACTTCGTCGAGCTTCCAACCATTGCTGGAACCGACATCCATGTATTCGATGAAGCGCAGGATGTGGCCGGTATGTCTGAAATGCCGCGCGAGCGGAACGATCTGGTCATCATTCATGCCGCGCTTGACCACGCAATTCACCTTCACCGGCCTCAAGCCCGCATGAGCGGCCGCCTCGATGCCGGCGAGCACCTTCGCCACCGGGTAATCGGCATCGTTCATGCGCTTGAAGGTCGCATCGTCGAGCGCATCGAGGCTGACCGTCACCCGTGCGAGGCCAGCGGAACGCAGGAGCGCAGCTTTCCTTTCCAACAGCGAGCCATTGGTCGTCAGCGTCACTTCCAGGTCGGGAATCGCCGCCAGCATCTCGACCAATTCTTCCATGCCATGCCGCAGCAGCGGCTCGCCGCCGGTGAGGCGAATCTTCCGCACCCCGCGTGCCGCAAAGCGGCGCGTGATGCGTGTGATCTCTTCGAAGGAAAGCAGCTCGGCGCGCGGCAGGAACGGATAGTCGCGCCCGAAAACCGTCTTTGGCATGCAATAGACGCAACGGAAATTGCAGCGATCGGTGATCGAAATGCGCAGATCGCGCACCGGCCGGCCAAACGCATCGATCAAGGAGGGCAAGGTGCTCATGGGCTTCATTATAGGGTGGCAAGCGGCTTGCGTTTTGAGGAATCATGCCGTGCCGCCAGCGCCGAGTATAGGGCGGCATCCCATCTGTACCACGGCACGGATGCGGACCGTGGCTTGCACCTCGCGATTGCCTCAACGATTCGCATAATATATATTATGTAAAGTAATATCTACCGCTGAGGCAGCGAATGCAATCCTGCTGTTCATTTCAGTATCTTTACTTCGAAACCACAGGTCGCGTCGCCCAAGCCGCCGATACAGGACGTTTCGCGCGCCTGCACTTTGACTTGCAAAATCGAACCGATCGCGCCGGCGATCAAGCCACCTTCAAAGGAACAAAGGGGTCTGCCGACAGGAGTCATTCCCGCGCAAGTGATGCATTCATGCACATCGACCTTGAATCCCTCATTCAGCTTTTCGACACTGATCTCGCCAAGTTTCAGCTGCCGGCAGAGATCGAGAAACTGCTCGACGCTTTGCAAGCCCAGTTGCCCGCCGAGCTTCTTGCCCGCCAGATAGGCTTGCGCCGCCGCGGCCGGGCCAAAAAGGTCTTCGAGCACCACGAGTCGCAGCAGGCGGAATACCGCGATCGGAGCGTCCGTGCCCAATTTCGGCCGGTCGATGCGTAGCGCGTTGGCGACGTCGACGGCTGCGAATGGCGATTTCTGCAAGTTGTTCATGCTTTGGGACATTCCTTTGCTTGGTCGATTCAATCGATCATTGCGGCGAGTGCGTCGAGATCGCTTTCATGGGCGGGCTCGAAACCGGAGAAATGCAGATCGGCGAGGATCCGGCTGCCCTGCGGATGGCCGTGCATGCTGCAGAGCAATTCTTGCAGCGGCTGGAATTTGTCCCGCCATTCCGGTGCCAGACAAAAGCAGTGATAAGCGCGTCGACTCTGGGATTCGGCGATGAGGCGCAAGCTTTGACGCGTCGAATCCGCCATCCCCTGCCAAGTTTCGTTATATACGAAAGCCAGATCGGCCTTGCCCTGGATCGCCGCCTGCGCTGCGGCAAGATGGTTGCCGGTGAAGACGAATTCGCAATCGCTGCGGAGAATGCCCTGACTGTCGAGCAATTCGAGGCCCAGGATGTGCACGATCAGTTTGTCGGTCGCCGAGGCGATCTTCAGCGGCCTGCGTTGAAGATCGGCGCCGGACGCCGACCCGACCAGAAAGGTTTCGTCAAAGAACCCGACCGGCCGGGCAACCGGAATGAAGTTTTTTTCCCTGCGAAAGATCGCCGCGCTGAACGGGTTGGCATAGACGAGCCGATATGGACCTGCCAGAACCGCTGCCCTTTCCTGGAGGAAATTGTCCTTTGGTTCGAAGTGCAGACGGCAGCCGAGGTGACGCTGGATATAGGAGTTGAGGGTATACCAACCGACCAGATTCTTGGCTGTGTCGTGCGGGCAGACGGAAAACAACTCTGAGGCGAATTTCATGTGTCTCTCTGTTGTGTCTGGATTGTCGTCAATCGATCAGCGTGTCCATCAGGTCGACCATGAATTCCGCTTCTTCGCCATCGGTAGCCTGCCAGCCAGTGATGCCGATCTCTTTCAGCAAGCAGGGTTCGGTGTCGTTCATGGCCAGCAGCGCCTGCCTGATCTCGACGACTTGGTCTGTCAAGCGTGGCCCGGCCAGGAACAGATGATGGATGACGTGTATCTGGCTTTTCAAGATCACGCGCAGCCGGTTGCGGATCGTCGGCGAGAGTTCGGCAAAGGTTTCGGCGAGGAAGAATCCGGCATCGGCCTTGCCATTCATCAGGGCCTTGGCGACCAACACATAATTCTCGCAGCGCTGGTATTGGATGTCGGCCGGCGTGATGTCGGCTGGTTCCAGCAGGATCTGGCCGATCATGTTGATTTCCGGATCATCGGTGGCGGCAACACGCAAGTCCGGGTGGAAATCCTCGATGCGGGTTACTGGACTGTCGGCGGGCACGGCGATGATGGTTTCGTCGGGCCGCATCCTCGGATGCACGACCGGCACGAACTGTTTCTCACGCAGGAGCATTGCCCCGTCGGCCGGGTTGGCGTAGATCAGGTCGATCTTGCCCGCGTCGATCGCGGCATGACAGGCAGGGAAATCGGTGAACAGCTCGAGATGGATCGGCAGTCCGAGCCGTTTTTGCAGCCAGGTGTTGAAGACGAACCAGCCGGCCAGATACTTGGTGTTGAAATCTGGGCTCAGCGTGAGGGTGTATTTCATTGGCGTCTCCCCTGCTCTTCCTGCAGCAAGCTCTTGTAGAGGGCGGCCATTTCCTCGATCTTGCGGCGTGAAGGTTTGCGGCGTACGGAGGTATAGCTGACGATGCGACCCTCCCGGATATTGGGCACGACGGTGGCGTAAACCCAATAGAACGCCCCATCCTTGCGCAGATTTTTCACATAGCCGTGCCACTTTTTCCCTTGGGTGATCGTATCCCACAATCCTTTGAACGCCACCGCGGGCATATTGGGATGGCGCAGGATGTAATGCTGCTCCCCTACCAGTTCATCTTCGCTATAACCGGACATGTCGACGAAGGCCTGGTTGGCGTGGGTAATCACGCCAGATGGATCGGTACGCGAAACGATCAATTTACCCTCTGGAAAGGGCACTTCACGTTGCGTGACGAACACCCGCCGCCGGAAGCCGTCGTAATAGGTGAGCCAATGCTCCTCGCCGCTTTCGCCGTGGAGATCGGCAAGCGTCATGTCGCGCATGGTCTGGCGACCTCACAGCAGTTTGCTGACGCTTTCGGCTGCACGTTTGGCATCGAGGAAAATCAGGCCGAGCTTGGCGCCGGGGCGCGCTACCACCGACAGCACGGCATCCTCGCCGGCATGAATCATCAGGATGTAGCCCTCCTTGCCCTTGACCATCACCTGTTCGAGCGCGCCACAGCCCAGTTCGCTCGCGCTGCGATCGCCGAGCGTCAGCATCGCCGCGTTCATCGCCCCGACGCGATCTTCATCGAGGTTGGCTGGCAACAGGCTGGCGATCATCAGGCCGTCGGTCGAAACGACCGCTGAACCGATGATATCGGCCGAACTGCCGTTCAAATCGCTCAGCACGGCACGCAACATTTCTTCACGCATGTGAAAGTCTCCTTGTCTATGTGGATACGAAATCGAGTGCGGCGTATCGGCGCGACAGCCACCATACCAGATCGACGAACGCCGGACGGTCGAATGCCGGTGTGCCGGCGATCGATAGTACGAACTTCTGGCTGCCAACGATGAGTGGCCAGAAACCGAGCTGGCCATTACCGGCGGCATCGACTGCCGCCCAACCGCCTGGCGGAAGCCGCAAGTTTCTGTCGAGCAGGCCGCTATTGCGAGCCTGCAATGAAGCGATGGAGGCAGCCAATGCCGCCAATTCCTCGACGACCTCGTGGGCGAAGCCGACATTGGCGAGATAAAAACCCTGCGCGTCGGCGAGCAAGGCTTTACCGGCACCCGACAGTTCAGCGAGCAGGCGGGGAACATCTTGTTCCATGTTGAGATCCGGAGCCTCGCGACGGTCTTTGCTGCCGGCCAGCCAGCCGAGTTCCTGCAGGCGATAGAGAAGCTCGACGAAATCGGCTTCGCTGCTGCCGCCAGCGAGCTCCGCCAGAGTGGCCTGATCCAACGAAGGTGTCTCAGGCATCGAGAGCAAGCGTCCAAGCAGTGCTCGGACGGCATCATCCTGATTGCCGACGACGGCGCGATAGGCGCCCGACGGCGTGACGTTCACATAAACCCCAGAGTTGAGGGTGTAATCAGGCATGATCGATCCAATCTTCAGCAATGGATAATCTTAATACTATCGTCATGATGGCACGGATGCCAATTTCGGTTGCGCGAAAAAGCGCGAGTCGTCGGTCACAATTCGTAATCCTGCACGCCAGGGTCGATCGTCACCAGCAGCGCCTGGATCAGCATGACCACATCGGCTTTGTTGCGGGCATCGATTTCGAACACCGGCGGTTTGATCTTGGATGCACGTGCCTCGTCGAGCAGGAAGCGGTAATAGCTTTCCAGGTCGTGAGGTTGATCGAACGCCATGAAATTGACGCCGATGACGATTTTCGTCGCTGAACCCATGGCATCGTCACACCACTTCAGATAAAACGCCAGATCGTCAAGCGGCGAAGGACGCGAGTTGTCGATCAGGATCACCAGCCCCAAGACGCCCTTTTTGAGGATGTCCCACATGAAATCGAAGCGCTCCTGCCCCGGTGCGCCATACAGATGGACCCGCTCGTTTGGTCCGATGTTCATGATGCCGTAGTCGAATGCGACGGTGGTCTTCTCCTTTCTCGATCGGGTCATGTCCGAGGCGGTCTGATCGGTGCCGACCACAGGCACATCGCTCAAGGCGCCGATGGCAGTCGTCTTCCCGGCACCGACCGGCCCAATGAACAGGATCTTGTGGTTGCGCACGTGCTGGCGTGGCACATATGGCACGATGGTCGCAGTCATCGACCGAGCGGCTTCGCCACTTTCAAGCTGGGCGAGAACCGCACCGACACTCGCTGGCCGTTGCTCCGGGCGCAGCCCCAGCAGGCTGTCGATGATTTCCAGAAAGCCAGATGAATATCGGCCTGCCGCGATTTTCGCCAAGGGTGCCATGGGATCCGGCATCCCCTGCTCTACTGCCAGCAAGCGGGTTTTCGCATCCACGGGTCGTTTGCCGGTGATGCAGCGCCGTAAGGTTGCCCCCAAGGCATAGAGATCCGACCATGGCCCCTGCACTCCACCTTCTTCATATTGTTCGAGCGGCGCATAACCAGGAGTCAATGCGCAGTAACCGTAGTTCGTGGCCGCCCCGAACTCGAGTTTCGCCGCACCGAAATCGATCAGTAACGGCACCCCGTCGTGACGGATATAAATATTGCTGGGCTTGATGTCGCGGTGCAGATATTTTTGCGCATGGATGGCACGCAATCCTTCCAGCAAGGGTACGAAAATGCCCCGCAGCCAGGTTTCATCGAAGCCCTCTTGCCGGCTGCGAGCAACCATTGCCAGCGTCGTTCCTTCCTCGTAATCCATCACGAAATATGCCGTGCCATGCGCATTGAAGTAACGCGAAATGCGCACGATGTTCGGATGCTTGAGACGGGCGAGGATGCGTGCCTCGCTGACGAAGGTCTCGAGGCCGAAGCGGTAAAGCTCATCGTCTGCCGCCGACTTGAGCGTGACGCGTTCGCCTTTGCGTATCGCCAGGTCAGCCGGAAAATATTCTTTGATCGCCACCGGGATGTTCAGGTGCGTGTCCCAACCTCGGTAAGTGATGCCGAAAGCACCGATACCCAGCACGCCGTCGATACGATATTCGTGCAACAGCGTGCCGGGCGGCAAGGCATGGGTGGCTTGGCTCATCGCGTCATCAGCCCTTTCAGATAGTGCATGATGCGGCCGAGGAATTGACGTTCGCCGTGCTCCGGCGGCGCTGGGGGCGGCTCGATCAGGTGGTCGGCGGCGCGTTTGGCGATATCGAGCAGACCAATCGTGTGGGCGCAGGCGCAAAAGGCAAAGACATGACGCTGCGGAATCTGCAGAGCCTCGGCAACCCGGCTCATGCTCATCGGTTGCTCGTTCAACAGGGCGGCGATGCGCATCGCATCCGGCAGCTCCAAGAGACGGGTGAGATTGGGCCAATGTCGCAGATAGACACGCACATTCGGCGGCAGATCGACCGGCAACCGGCCACGATAGGTCCAGGCCGCCACCTTCCAGAGCAGGACGTCTGGATGGACGGCCATCGGCCCAGGCGCGGAGGCGCTATCGGCAGGTAGTTTCTCTAAGAACAGCATCCCACCGGGAAATGCTGCTTGGCTCATGCGCTGGAGAGAGGCATCACCGACTGGCACGGCCACTGCCCGCCCCCGTGGATGAAAGATCGCAAGCGTGTTTTCTTTGTATCTGAGAGCGACCGGTTGCTTGCCCTGCTTCGCTTCTGCGAGCGCTGTCTGTAGCGCTGCGAGCAAACGACCTTCGAGCGGCAAGAACAGTTTGCTTACCTGTGCATCGTCGTTGCAATCGATATCTTCGACCGTACCACATACCGCTGAAAGATCCTTCCCGGGAGGAGTTGCGGGCGATTCGCTTGTCTCAGGTTCCCTTTGATGCAGGCGCAAGGTAGGGATTCTTTGTGTCTTCTCCTCATTTTCCGTTTCCGCCGCCAGCCCCGAAGAGGGAGCGACTTGAGGCGCAGGAATCGAGGCTGCCAAGGGCAGCGGTGGGGTTTTCTGCGTATCCGGCTCGATCTGTTCGGCCAGCCGCCGAATGGTTTCGATCAGCTGCTCGACCCTGATTGGCTTTGCAATCGTTGCTGCGACGCCCTCCAGCTCGATGCCCGCGGCAGAAATGGCGATGGCGGGACAGCGGGGGCGTTTTTCATGGAACGCCTGCCAGGCTTCCTGAGCACCGACGCCATCGGCATCGACGATCACCAAGTCGGCCCTGCCACCATCGGCCAAGCGGGCCACGGCCTTCGCAGGTCCGGCAAAGGCCATCGCAAAGGTATTGCGCATCCGCTCATTGACACCCAACAGATCGACCGC
This genomic interval from Sulfuricystis multivorans contains the following:
- a CDS encoding RelA/SpoT family protein, which encodes MVSVTHALPESGIDVATFERLTAGLSEEGAARLRDAVAFAGEVYRDAKLGSGETALSHGLGAALILAGLNLDLDTRLAALLFAIPDFVEHAHEKLARQWGEPLALLVDGLHRLKNLRPLNLASGQNIAAQAEILRKMLLALSTDIRVVMVRLASRTQTLRFLTDNETPERFEIARESLEIYAPLANRLGVWQIKWEIEDLSFRFTEPDTYKKIARQLDERRQEREAFIRNAVARLEEELVKAGIAHAEVYGRPKHIYSIWNKMRQKQLDFDQVYDVRALRIVVDEVRDCYTALGVVHALWQPIHGEFDDYISHPKGNFYRSLHTAVIAADGRALEVQIRTQEMHRHAELGVAAHWRYKEAGNTPTKADSNYDDKIAWLRQLLSWRDEITDSAVWVEQFKRAALDDTIYVMTPQGRVIDLPKGATPLDFAYRVHTELGHRCRGAKVDGHLVPLNTPLASGQQVEIIAAKSGGPSRDWLGPGYLVSPRARQKVKAWFAAQQEQEMLAAGRAFVMRELQRDGATQANLDELARKLGFKNADALFLAAARDEVGPRAIEAAVKGAPIAEAAPEILTHRAKAQASGQILVVGVDKLMTQLGRCCKPVPPDAIAGFVTRGRGISVHRVECANFRNMAARNPERVIEATWGNKQVGSYACDLFIEAADRQGLLRDISEALAKEKVNVTAVKTRSKGAVAHMSFTVELGSAEQLQKIMSVLGEIGGVTRVIRG
- the mobA gene encoding molybdenum cofactor guanylyltransferase MobA, with the translated sequence MDSAVTGLILAGGEGRRMGGADKGLLDYRGKPLIAHVIERFAPQVGRLLISANRNLDAYRAFGYPVVCDAAVERCGPLAGIAAGLSACTTPWLAVVPCDCPTLPVDLVPRLMAGIGPGSLAIAATSAGTQPTFLLCRRDLLPTVEARLACGERKLMAWCRDQGAVTVDFPDAAAFRNLNTPDELTSGT
- the moaA gene encoding GTP 3',8-cyclase MoaA, translated to MSTLPSLIDAFGRPVRDLRISITDRCNFRCVYCMPKTVFGRDYPFLPRAELLSFEEITRITRRFAARGVRKIRLTGGEPLLRHGMEELVEMLAAIPDLEVTLTTNGSLLERKAALLRSAGLARVTVSLDALDDATFKRMNDADYPVAKVLAGIEAAAHAGLRPVKVNCVVKRGMNDDQIVPLARHFRHTGHILRFIEYMDVGSSNGWKLDEVVPSAEVLRRIGEHFPIEPIDPNYPGEVAQRWRYLDGAGEIGVISSVTRAFCDSCTRIRLSTEGQLYTCLFASSGHDLRVLLRSGADDAALDAAIESIWQQRTDRYSQLRMAATPNLKKIEMSYIGG
- a CDS encoding V4R domain-containing protein, producing the protein MNNLQKSPFAAVDVANALRIDRPKLGTDAPIAVFRLLRLVVLEDLFGPAAAAQAYLAGKKLGGQLGLQSVEQFLDLCRQLKLGEISVEKLNEGFKVDVHECITCAGMTPVGRPLCSFEGGLIAGAIGSILQVKVQARETSCIGGLGDATCGFEVKILK
- a CDS encoding PhnD/SsuA/transferrin family substrate-binding protein; translated protein: MKFASELFSVCPHDTAKNLVGWYTLNSYIQRHLGCRLHFEPKDNFLQERAAVLAGPYRLVYANPFSAAIFRREKNFIPVARPVGFFDETFLVGSASGADLQRRPLKIASATDKLIVHILGLELLDSQGILRSDCEFVFTGNHLAAAQAAIQGKADLAFVYNETWQGMADSTRQSLRLIAESQSRRAYHCFCLAPEWRDKFQPLQELLCSMHGHPQGSRILADLHFSGFEPAHESDLDALAAMID
- a CDS encoding phosphate/phosphite/phosphonate ABC transporter substrate-binding protein; the protein is MKYTLTLSPDFNTKYLAGWFVFNTWLQKRLGLPIHLELFTDFPACHAAIDAGKIDLIYANPADGAMLLREKQFVPVVHPRMRPDETIIAVPADSPVTRIEDFHPDLRVAATDDPEINMIGQILLEPADITPADIQYQRCENYVLVAKALMNGKADAGFFLAETFAELSPTIRNRLRVILKSQIHVIHHLFLAGPRLTDQVVEIRQALLAMNDTEPCLLKEIGITGWQATDGEEAEFMVDLMDTLID
- a CDS encoding PAS domain-containing protein translates to MTLADLHGESGEEHWLTYYDGFRRRVFVTQREVPFPEGKLIVSRTDPSGVITHANQAFVDMSGYSEDELVGEQHYILRHPNMPAVAFKGLWDTITQGKKWHGYVKNLRKDGAFYWVYATVVPNIREGRIVSYTSVRRKPSRRKIEEMAALYKSLLQEEQGRRQ
- a CDS encoding roadblock/LC7 domain-containing protein produces the protein MREEMLRAVLSDLNGSSADIIGSAVVSTDGLMIASLLPANLDEDRVGAMNAAMLTLGDRSASELGCGALEQVMVKGKEGYILMIHAGEDAVLSVVARPGAKLGLIFLDAKRAAESVSKLL
- a CDS encoding protein kinase domain-containing protein, coding for MSQATHALPPGTLLHEYRIDGVLGIGAFGITYRGWDTHLNIPVAIKEYFPADLAIRKGERVTLKSAADDELYRFGLETFVSEARILARLKHPNIVRISRYFNAHGTAYFVMDYEEGTTLAMVARSRQEGFDETWLRGIFVPLLEGLRAIHAQKYLHRDIKPSNIYIRHDGVPLLIDFGAAKLEFGAATNYGYCALTPGYAPLEQYEEGGVQGPWSDLYALGATLRRCITGKRPVDAKTRLLAVEQGMPDPMAPLAKIAAGRYSSGFLEIIDSLLGLRPEQRPASVGAVLAQLESGEAARSMTATIVPYVPRQHVRNHKILFIGPVGAGKTTAIGALSDVPVVGTDQTASDMTRSRKEKTTVAFDYGIMNIGPNERVHLYGAPGQERFDFMWDILKKGVLGLVILIDNSRPSPLDDLAFYLKWCDDAMGSATKIVIGVNFMAFDQPHDLESYYRFLLDEARASKIKPPVFEIDARNKADVVMLIQALLVTIDPGVQDYEL
- a CDS encoding response regulator, with protein sequence MKRKTLPLAVDLLGVNERMRNTFAMAFAGPAKAVARLADGGRADLVIVDADGVGAQEAWQAFHEKRPRCPAIAISAAGIELEGVAATIAKPIRVEQLIETIRRLAEQIEPDTQKTPPLPLAASIPAPQVAPSSGLAAETENEEKTQRIPTLRLHQREPETSESPATPPGKDLSAVCGTVEDIDCNDDAQVSKLFLPLEGRLLAALQTALAEAKQGKQPVALRYKENTLAIFHPRGRAVAVPVGDASLQRMSQAAFPGGMLFLEKLPADSASAPGPMAVHPDVLLWKVAAWTYRGRLPVDLPPNVRVYLRHWPNLTRLLELPDAMRIAALLNEQPMSMSRVAEALQIPQRHVFAFCACAHTIGLLDIAKRAADHLIEPPPAPPEHGERQFLGRIMHYLKGLMTR